In Corylus avellana chromosome ca8, CavTom2PMs-1.0, the genomic stretch CTTGACTTGATTGTTGGTTTGTCTTCTACTAGTGAATGTTTTCAACATTCCATTACTTAATAGATGTTAGTGTGTAGTTGAAGGGGGTTTGATGGCCGTCATGGAAGAGTTTAATGTATATGGAGAACTTATGGATTTTGCCGATGGCTACATTTCTTTGTCGGGGGTTTGTGGAGGAAAAAGATATAGGGCCACAGTTAGTGGTTCAAAATCTATTTTGTCTCCAATCAAActatagtgttttttttaaaaaaaaataaataaataaaaatcatgggGACAAACTTTGGGTTTTGCAAATGAATGCATTTATGTTAAACTCAAAATTATGGTTGTCCTAGTTATATGTAGGATAGGTTTGGTGAAGGTATTTTGGGTAGTAAGTTTTAGGCTTCTATATCTTTCTTGATGGGGTTGCACCGACTGCTAATAATCatagcgtttttttttttttgtttttttggggatCTCAAGTAGTGTGTTATTAGAATATCTCATTTGGGTTTTTAGCAGTGTAAGAGGGGTTTCTCGTCTTTGCTCTTCTTCATGATTGTTGGTCAAGCTTTTTATACTCTCATTCTTTATTTATAAGTAAtgcaaatttattaaaagcCCAGAGAATCGTAACCTTAGTACAGaagaagtatacaaaataaCCCTAAAGTgtagaaaaagaataataaaacttagaaaaattagaaacagaCCAACTATTCCATGCTACTCTCCAAGTATAAAGGGATTGGAACATCTTCTTCAATTCTAACATCACAGCCTCACGATATTCAAAGCTTCTTGCATTCCGTTCTCTTCAAATACACCACAGTAAATACAATAGAGCCAACCTCCACATTTTTAGACTCATTTTTAAAGTTTACAATGTCATTTTGGAAAGTAGTTTGGGGTTTGCATCGAGGTGCCATTGATATCCCATCTTATTTCTTGCAGATTGGATGTTTTTGtgtatgaattatttttttattttaaatcagatttggcttcttcttttttttttttccttgagagTTTCCATCAATTAGATTTACAATTCATGGTTTATATCTAGTAATAGTACTGAGGCGATCCAGGCCTGAATCTCTAATGACAGGTGTGACTTAAGAAAAACTTAGCTATCTTTGACTCCAGTTTGCTGTGTTCTTCCAGATTTTGTTGAACTTATTTGTTATCCAAACTTTTTATATGGTTGAGCTCCAGTAGTTAATTGATATCCTtttttacacacacacacacacatatatagtTGTAGTTAGCTGAGGTTATGGAGAATGATGATTATATTGAGTTACAATTGAATCCTAAACAAGCTTTATCGAGGTAGATTTAGCAGATCTACCACTAGATCCTTTAATCTtctatgaaatatataattgcaattttgttgaattgtttatttatttcattatctatatatttttaaaaaatttaatcattttttttttaacttttatcttttaatcTTGCCCTTTGTGAACCAAAATCTCCACTATgagtgtatgtatatatatataaagatatcCTCATGCAAATATATACACATGCACCAAGAGTAATGATATCTAATAAGATCAAAGCTGGTATCACCTGCATTTATTTCATTCATCAATGGTTCTTCAAGGAGttctttttcattcttattAATCTATTCCATCCTTTTTTGCATTATTTCAGAGTGATAGTGAATACATGGCTGGTCAGCTGTCAGCATTTGGTTATTCGATCAGTGACAATCCTGAAAGTGCAGACCTGTGGCTGATAAATACGTGAGCATCATTTTCTTCCCCCTACATGCAGACATGCAACATATATACACACGTGTATATGCATTCCTGTTTTGTACTTGAATGCCAATCAAATACCATATGAAGCAAATGTTAATTAATGGTgttatttgagagaaaatggatAATGGTTTCCACTAAAGTAGGAATATTTGTATGAATTGATTGTTTTCTGAGATTCTAGCATTAATCATCAACTTTAGTTGGAAATACCAAAATATTGATATGTACTGACTGATGCAGATGCACAGTTAAATCCCCAAGTCAGTCTGCCATGGATACTTTAATAGTGAAATGCAAAAGTGCAAAAAAGCCCCTAGTGGTCGCTGGGTGTGTGCCACAAGGAAGTCGAGACTTGAAAGAGCTAGAAGGGGTCAGTATAGTTGGAGTCCAGCAAATTGACCGTGTGGTTGAAGTTGTGGAAGAGACCCTTAAAGGTCATGAGGTGCGGCTTTTGAACCGCAAGACATTGCCAGCGCTTGACCTCCCAAAGGTGCAAATCATAGACCTTGGATCTGTTTCCGCAATTACCATGATTTGGCTTAGAGGGATGGagtatttaacttaattttcaAAACAGGTGAGAAAGAACAAATTTGTTGAGATTCTTCCAATTAATGTTGGTTGTTTAGGTGCTTGCACTTATTGCAAGACAAAGCACGCTCGTGGTCATTTAGGTAGCTACACGACTGATAGCCTCGTAAGTATCATGACATAAGTATTTATCATTTACTTGAATTAGGTGGTTATTTTACCAGAATTTTAATGTTGCAGGTCGGCCGTGTAAAATCTGTAATAGCTGATGGAGTTAAGGAGATATAGTTGAGCAGTGAAGATACTGGAGCTTATGGTAAATAACTGTGATCTTTCTCTCATCATGTTTGTGTTACTGTGTTAAAGTACTTGCCGATGTGAAGTTCTGTTTCTGCAGATTCTTTTCATGAAGATAATATTGAAGTTCTTAGAAACACCTTTTTAATTATCTTAGATAAAGTAGTTTTTATGTTACCTAATCCTACCTGTTTAAGTGGAACAAAGGTTACCTAGCTTGAGTTGTAGTGCTCCAGGGCTGCAGAAGAATCTTTATTAGGTCTGAGGCAGACAAATGACtaccaaattaaaagaaaaattaagacaTCACTTTACATTGTGTTGTTGAATAACAATGGTCTCCTGAAAATTTTCTAGGTCGTGACATTGGGGTCAATCTTCCAACTTTGTTAAATGCTATTGTTTCTGAGCTTCCTCCTGATGCAAGCACAATGCTTCGGATTGGGATGACAAACCCTCCTTTTATTCTTGAGCACTTGAAAGAGATAGCAGAGGTTTTGCGTCATCCATGTGTATACTCGTTTCTACATGTACCAGTTCAATCAGGGAGTGATGCTGTTTTGAGTGTAAGTTCTAACAGAAGTATCTTTCTTCAAGAAAATTGGCACAGTTTCTTCTTGTTGATTATGtttcaccttttttttgtttttgtttttttctccctttttccttcaaaaaattaatgttataaAGGTGAGGTTCGTCAACTATTGATGACTAGATTTCCAGTACATGTTGCTTTTTTATCCAAATGATTACTCACCACTCGTATTTTCTCAGGCGATGAATCGTGAATATACTGTGAGTGAGTTTAGGACTGTGGTTGATACCTTGACTGAGCTTGTTCCTGGGATGCAAATAGCAACTGATATCATATGTGGATTTCCTGGTTAGTATGTGACCATGGTTGCCATGTCATGGTCCTTTTATTTACATTTgcatgttgatttttttattttttattttttttaatgtttctaaCTTTCATGGTACTGCTGAAGTAGAATGAGTTGATTGTGTACTccaaatcataattttcttaTGCATTTAGGCTATATTTGTTTTggcataaaatgaaaaatgttttagttgaaaatatttttgggaaaattcaCTGATTTTTCGTTGTTTGTTGTTATCTTGAAAATAGTATCAAAACTGTTTTTGATCGTTTGATTGGTATGAAAGATATTTTCCCAATACAACTAGGAACCACTCAAAATTGTTGGATAATGCCAAATGTCACAACTAACaattcattacaaaaaaaataataataaaaataaaaaataaaaaataaaaaataaaaagaagcagaagaagaagaagagagaaaaagaaaaacacatcaTAAACAGGGAAGGGGGCCTGCGAcggggaatatatatatatatatatattcttgtgggggGAGGCAGTTGGGTTCCTCTGAGGGGAAGACAACTTCCGAAAACGGTTGTCTCTTGAGAGGTGTAAGCCATTTTCTCTCTTATAGCAGCAAATTTGCTGTTGATCAAatcattttttgttaataagTATTTTCCGTCCATACGAAACATTATAAAATGGGGAAAATGTTATCTAGAAAACATTTTATgccaaaacaaacacaaccttACTGTAAGAACATTTTGATAATGATGGCATTATATGCCATTGAGGAAGCAACTAGCCAATTTATTGATCAAGCTGGAACTCCTTGAACGACAACAACTGATATACTGGGATATCCGTACTTGTCAGAGAAATATGAAAGTATTGTCATTGTGGGAATTCCTTATAATGATTATACATGATATTATTTAGAATATGGATTTTGGGAAACTTTTTAGGATTTAATGATGCTTTACTCATCAATGAACATTGTAGGGTTTACTTAGATTGTGCTTAAGGAACTAGTACTCATTTGTTGGGCTTCTTTCAGGTGAAACGGATGAGGACTTTGCGCAAACAATTAGCCTTATTAAGGAGTACAAGTTGCCTCAAGTTCATATATCTCAGTTTTATCCTCGACCAGGTATGCTGTTCATGACATTGTACATAACTTTTATTGTTTAAAGCAGAATAATAAAATCTGGTATTGTATTTGTAACTAAGACTTTCATGATTACAAAACTTATAGATAATATGTACTTACTTTGTTCATGTGGGAGTGAGGCGATGCGTTGCCTGACAACCTGATGTCATAGGCATTTTACAgcctttttattactattattattattattattattattcaattaacCACTTGTTTGAATGTGAAGATTAGAACTCTGATTCTTAAAGTA encodes the following:
- the LOC132189809 gene encoding LOW QUALITY PROTEIN: uncharacterized protein LOC132189809 (The sequence of the model RefSeq protein was modified relative to this genomic sequence to represent the inferred CDS: substituted 1 base at 1 genomic stop codon), which gives rise to MEDIEDLVVGTGAPPGFRLPLTAVGVNLKKKKSNKLSQTSPSPKIPGTQTIYIKTFGCSHNQSDSEYMAGQLSAFGYSISDNPESADLWLINTCTVKSPSQSAMDTLIVKCKSAKKPLVVAGCVPQGSRDLKELEGVSIVGVQQIDRVVEVVEETLKGHEVRLLNRKTLPALDLPKVRKNKFVEILPINVGCLGACTYCKTKHARGHLGSYTTDSLVGRVKSVIADGVKEIXLSSEDTGAYGRDIGVNLPTLLNAIVSELPPDASTMLRIGMTNPPFILEHLKEIAEVLRHPCVYSFLHVPVQSGSDAVLSAMNREYTVSEFRTVVDTLTELVPGMQIATDIICGFPGETDEDFAQTISLIKEYKLPQVHISQFYPRPGTPAARMKKVPSTLVKKRSRELTSVFEAFMPYDGMEGRIERIWITEIATDGIHLVGHTKGYVQVLVIAPESMLGTSAIVKVTSVGRWSVFGEVIETINPMNVKSASRKDISSQDKCSPCSDPNECACTREPEACASCGPESCGAQTTLEESAASRNPTFPEDPHSRNLIGWLLRKRKNHVPKRVEGEIASGSKKKQEWARGSMGEWGVVDKALLGGMLASFFTIMALLIHLGVRTLSSN